The Thalassophryne amazonica chromosome 20, fThaAma1.1, whole genome shotgun sequence sequence ggtccactcctccatacagatcttctccaaatctttcaggtttggagtttcagctccatccaaagattttctattgagttcaggtctggagactggccaggccactccaggaccttgaaatgcttcttacggaacccctccttagttgctctggctgtgtgtttggggttattgtcatgctggaagacccagcataACAAACcacaggttgtttgccaaaatctcgcaatacatgaccccatccattctcccttcaatacggtgcagtcgccctgtcccctttgcagaagagcaccccaagagtatgatgtttccacccccatgcttcacagttgggatggttttcttggggttgttctcattctctaaacatagtaagtggagttgattccaaaaaggtctattctggtctcatctgaccacatgaccttctcccatgcctcctctggatcatccagatggtcactggtgaacttcaaactggcctggacatgtgctggcttgagcagggggaccttgctgccctgcaggattttaaaccatgacagcatcatgtgttactaatgtaatctttgtgactgtggccccagctctcttcaggtcactgaccaggtcctcctgtgtagttctgagctttctcagaatcatccttaccccacaaagtgagaacttgcatggaatcccagaccgagggagattgacagtcatcttgtgtttcttcactttctaataaaaaaatcataacagatgttgtcttctaccaagctgcttacctgttgtcatgacttgtgcaggtctacagttttgtccctggtgtccttagacagctctttggtcttggctatggtgacaggttggagtgtgattgattgagtgtgtgaacaggtgtcttttatacaggtaacaagttcaaacaggtgcaattaatacaggtaaagagtgcagaataagagggcttcttaaagaaaaattaacacgtctgtgagagccagaattcttgctggttggtaggggatcaaatacgtatttgcagcagtaacatacaaataaattattttaaaaaatcatacattgtgatttccagattttttttttttttttttttttagattatgtctctcacagtggacatgcacctaagatgaaaatttcagacccctccatgatttctaagtgggagaacttgcaaaatcgcagggtgttcaaatacttattttcctcactgtattgtcacatgtgctccaatcacccatgtgcaaggcaTGGTTCTGCATGCGTGTCTGCAAACAATGATGacatggagaaaaataaaaatatactgGGTCGCACCAACCACGTTTCAGCACGCATGGCGATGGGCATGCAATCAAAGCTGCACCTGACTGCTGCGTCATTGCTACGCACAGCAggtgaacacatatcgtgccatgcaagATACCACCTCACAACATGCCACCGGGAGGTGTGTGCATTGGCAGGCTCTCCTCGCATggtaataattaaaaacacaaattacaTTTGCAACACGGTCACCAGCGCATCAGTGCGCGCTGGACATGCAGAGCCGGTgtagcagactgaatggtccgcccctaaaatcgCTCCACCTTTTtgcaactgcgcatgcatcattctaaagtcagttttaagcagaaacgaggtgaaatttTGACGCGTTGAAATGTCCAACgttcagtgaacgcatcagctagcagctcatttagcagcagcgctctgatcgctctgccaccttttatgatgaaataatgctgaatttatgtggaaatgattgttgtacaaaagcttcagatatctgttgctgagatagatgatgacttgtgtgcagtttgaagcagaaacaaggggttaatctgtgaaccgcgtcatcaggggaactgatttttagggggaccattcggtcggcgacacctgcTCATGTGATCATGATACGAGCacatcaggtcattcatgtaaaaaataaaCGGCAGAAAAAGTCATCCATGTCAGTTCGTTACTTCCTTGTTTATGTCCAGGAGGAGGataatacttgtattgtccgctctttataacaggaattaaatattagaaattgcattgtgtgtgctttttacagtgagaacagaatcatggccagtaacatgattgtcttacatttaaacagcacattcattgttcctataatgttctgtgctgtcTCATTATTTTGTGCTTGCATAATTTCGTTGATATATGcacatatgtccagcatgtgaTCGCTGCTGCTACTGTGTGAGCACGATGTGGTGTCACACCTCTCATGTGCTTGCAACGAAACCATCACAGCAGGatctttcacgcctgtctgtgtgtccctcccgacagcgggTGGAATTTTTCACGGTTCGccaatttgtgttgttgttttttttttttggcctttttcGACTGGTTTCTGCtttcgcccaactttgtgttatgtgtgaaggggccctacgaTTCTCACATTAAGGCAGGGAGAGTGCTCAGAAGCTCCTAACAgcagacacacaacaaacaagaactaacgtatgattttagggtttacaaatgtttttgaccgttaaactttacccaCTTTACCAGCACAAAAATGTTAGCGGCCTGAcagttagtggaagctaattggtgggCTGATGGTTtgtagattagtggaactgtgcccaccactgtctaatAATAATCACTGCACAAATTCTTATGACTgaatatgacacaaaactgaccGTTTGGAGCCTCATCTATCATATTTAAGCTACATTTAAAGATTGCATGTTCTtgaaagtgccacatttttgcATTACTGCTTCCAAAATGGCACATGGACTGCATTTTCCATCTAacccatcagaagctcaaagggctttacagtgatacctcacattcaccctcatacactgatgtcagggtcctgccatgcaaagtgctcactacacaccgggagcaactaggattaaggaccttgcccaagggcccttagcgattttccagtctggctgggttttgaaccgaggatcctctggtgtgaagcccaacgcttaaccactcgaccatcactTAAAAGGATGAAACCTTACAAAAATAAGAATTTATTGtttcgtatttttttttttgtgatttttgcgtCCGATGTGTATTCCAGGATCAAGAATCGATTGAGGTCAGTTTTTGCTTCCTTACATAGACTGAGGCTGCAGATTGAATCTGcagtgggttttttgtttttgtcttcacCCCTTGTGGTTATTTACAACTCCTCCGGTTTTTATTAGACTGGGCAGAGGTTCAGCACTCTGCGgtctgtcaatctccctctgacCTCATTCTGGTCTCACTTTGTAAGTGATGCTGGGTTTCTTTTTTGGGTAGTGTCAAAGATCACACATTCCCTGGCTCACACATCTTACAGTAGCCCGTCTTGTCTCCTCCAAAGTAGGAATCATAGGGCTGAAGAACAAGTGTGAACAAAAATGTGGATTAAGAATAATCTGCACATGCATCTTCTCTCTCTGCACATACACATGCAGCGTCCTTTGGACAAAATTCTCTGATTCTTCTCTTTGAATGTGTCCACTAGAGGGCAGTGTGATGTGACGTGAATTACATGCTTAAATGTAGAAGATGTCTTTGCAAAACAGAAATTCTGATGCACATTAGTGTTTCATGAGTTAACACCccagtcacaccttgacgatttagccagcgtatggcaaccgtattaaaaacgctggcatacactggcatatgtctaataagttatgggtaagtgtTGTGTAAGAGCACGTTGTAATATGGCAAGTCATGCCAGCGTATGTCTCATACATCCCGCATATGTGGACCATAAGTTTCAggaaagttatgcgattgttggcgCACATTTCtcataagttactcataagtcaaattaCGTAccctgatgctgtccattgattggctcaacaactgaaagctgcagtcctcatgcaaacagttcagactgttacaaatatttaaaccattcacacacagagtaaatataataaaaagtcttaatcttacctgtttgtttcagtcggattcatcatcacagcctgaaaaAAAACGTACCCACATAAACAATTCTGATTTTGGaatacgacatctgaaaatactttaattccttgttgtggctgaagaaatgtagtgtGTTAAAGCAaggccctctgtgtttgtctgctccttgTACatgtcagcctgaaccagagaacacctCATGCAGTTCAGATTGTTAAAACGGTTCACACATGAAGTCttagtcttacctgttcatttcagtcggattcatcatcacatcctgatgaaaatgtatccacataaagcatccggattttggaaaatgatactttaattccttgttgtggctgaaaaaacaaagtttttaaAGAAGTCTCTTTGTTTCTCTGCTtcgggtgcatttctcagcctgaaccacagAGCACCGACACTTTGTgcacaacaagacaattaacttattttaaaagttgaaagagtcacagcgcttcattcattcacatcagcatttatcacagacatccgttgattcttcagcattctgcacgcgaTGAAAATTAATCCCATGATACACCAAGACAAAATTGAAAAAaccttaaattactctgtttggcctctgtgtggagatGTGGCACGACAGCGTACGCATGCGTGATgacgtgcttgtcaatatttacgtgcaccacctgccaaacaaaagggttctgccggaAAcggaaaccaagccagacttaactgttctgacccATACCATACTGTGCAGTACTGACCTGGACAGCTTGGTGGAAGCAGGACTGTCAGCATactctggctaaattgtcaaggtgtgacagttgcattaacatacgagggtaggctgaaaagttctaatgctcactataatgcagttaatgcattaactgtatcatagtgagccttagaacttttcatagTGAgcattagaacttttcagcctaccctcatattcaacatatccaGCGTATTTGGCACATTTTTCATACACcaccatacgctggctaaatggtcaaggtgtgacagggccctaaattAAAGTATGCAGAAGGTCAATGCAAAACCCAGTTTTTGGTCGTTGGTCAAATTACCACATAAATCAGTCAAGCCAAAGACTCTTCTAAACCCGTAGACTAACAGCTTACACTATTCCTTATGCAATGGCTGTTCATCTTTTTTCAAGATTaaaattcttattttattttaatctgtGCTGCCTGACTCTTACTGTTAGAACATCCTTGGCAATGATCAGCAAGGATGGCCATCTTTTTTTCCAAAAAGGCAAACTTGAATTTGTTTATGACCATGAAATTTGAAGAATGTAAGCATTATTTTGCTAAGTGGCATACTTAAAAGCTTGTGGCATCCCAGCTCCTTGACACAGTGTCAGCTTTGACACTTTGTCACTATGTGGATGGTATCTGTTTAGCAATGCTAAGAACTGCACATTAAATTATTGCTGACATAACCCTCATTCCTGCCATAACCATAACAGCAGTAAAAGAAAGACTCCCTGTGTGTGCCGATACAGCTGACACAGGTTACCAGCTGTTTCAATGGAGTACTGAAATGACAAAAGTACTGTTATAATGAAGCTGCACGGCCAAAACATGTTGTAATTAGATGTATGGATTACGGAGACTTTTCTTCATAAGAGTGTAAGACTCGAGCACACATCCCCCgtctttatctgcattgtcccagtccacccggcTGTAAATCAGTACTACTAGTTTTGGAGTAGGTCTGTTCGCCTCATGGCAAGGAGCAGATTTGCTCAATACAGCAATGGACAGAGCAGCTGCAAAGACGAACCAGCGCTCGCTTCAACGAGTGCATGCTTTCATGATGCACCTGTTGAGAAGCTGCCGCATAGAAATGCAGTATGTATCACATTGCACTCCGTGTTTTTGTGTCGTGCACAGCGTTTGTGCAGAAAACTGCTTCTGCTGTAATTTGGCATCCTGCTTGTCCTATTAACACGAGACATATCGTATATTCCGTGCGTGACTGGTTTGGACTGTGAGGCTGGCAGTTCAGAGCTGTCGGCCAAAGCACATACATGGTGCTGAAAGGTTGTAGTATCAAATTTATGACACAAGgcctatttttaaaaaaaacatctggGGAACTTCTCCAAATGGTCcctctgtgtgtctgcatgtgcatCAGATCACTTTGCACATTTACAAGCACATTATTGCAATATGAACACACCAGGGCAGGTTTCGTAAGGTTGACAATTAAAACAAGTTCAGCCATGAATTTCATTTATTATATCATTATTTATGATTATTGCCTTCTAGAGCACTTTACTCTTTATATTAtgcagtacagtggtccctcgctataacgcggttcatctttcgcggcctcacagtttcgcagatttttttagtccaattttgcatgctttcttttttttctttttttttaacagcatattgtgttctgcgtcctcatcaagcaggtcgGTCGCAGCACTGcgaagggagagtatgcgcattgtgttctgcgtactcaacaaaaatataaacgcaacacttttggttttgctcccattttgtatgagatgaactcaaagatctaaaactttttccacatacacaatatcaccatttctctcaaatattgttcacaaaccagtctaaatctgtgatagtgagcacttctcctttgctgagataatccatcccacctcacaggtgtgccatatcaagatgctgattagacaccatgattagtgcacaggtgtgccttagactgtccacaataaaaggccactctgaaaggtgcagttttgttttattgggggggataccagtcagtatctggtgtgaccaccatttgcctcatgcagtgctacacatctccttcgcatcatccatgaagagaacacctctccaacgtgccaaacgccagcgaatgtgagcatttgcccactcaagtcggttacgacgacgaactggagtcaggtcgagaccccgatgaggacgacgagcatgcagatgagcttccctgagacagtttctgacagtttatgcagaaattctttggttatgcaaaccgattgtttcagcagctgtccgagtggctggtctcagacgatcttggaggtgaacatgctggatgtggaggtcctgggctggtgtggttacacgtggtctgcggttgtgaggctggttggatgtactgccaaattctctgaaacgcctttggagacggcttatggtagagaaatgaacattcaatacacgagcaacagctctggttgacattcctgctgtcagcatgccaattgcacgctccctcaaatcttgcgcctctgtggcattgtgctgtgtgataaaactgcaccttttcagagtggcctttattgtgggcagtctaaggcacacctgtgcactaatcatggtgtctaatcagcatcttgatatggcacactgtgaggtgggatgaattatctcagcaaaggagaagtgctcactatcacagatttagactggtttgtgaacaatatttgagggaaatggtgatattgtgtatgtggaaaaagttttagatctttgagttcatctcatacaaaatgggagcaaaccaaagtgttgcgtttatatttttgttgagtataagaatcttccgcccagaagaaaaaagagcaccaacaactacccataactgtgttcttcacttggaaaaagacacctgcacgaggtgtgactcagtggaaaaaggttgCGACAGCggcgcggcgccacgacgaagaggcgcgatcagaggaactgtgaaatactggtcagtcactattaataatttcttatgtgtcaaacctcgtaggttgatcgttaaagttaaattcattagttctaaaagccattattaattatttataggaaaacgttctatttttatttctcaaaaaaaagtttgggcctgaaaacaggttggtcttatttttctactaaggtttgaactttgagagtgtttacacacgagagaaaagtgagaaaatgttttacatccttaaaacatctataataattgtaaaaaaaataactctgactactttgcggatttcgcctattgcgggctattttggaatgtaactcccgcgataaacgagggaccactgtatttccactttattttttaCCAACAGTTTGAAACAAAGGTTCATACTACTTCATTCCCCTGAATTGCTCTTTATGTTTATCACTACAGGCAGCAGATGACAACCTTGACCTTTTATCAGTAGCGGCCCTAACCATTTTTaatgcccccccacacacacacacacaatcgtcTTGACAATCAATGTCAAAATGATGGGGAGAAACTCTGATCAAAGCTGTTACCCACTATCCACAACCCAGCGAAACACAATTTATTTTGAGTAGGTCAGTTTAGAGGAACCTCACCCCCAAATGCCTTAGGAATTAGCAAACCATGGATGAAGGCACATTAACACTGCTAACTACTTAATGTAATGCAACAGAAAAAATAGTTCCTCATGTTATTATGGTGAGCTGCATGAAAGAACAAAGACCAaaccagagcttttgtcttttctgcactctgccacaAGGAGAGGCTTTTATTTTTATACACAACAACGCAGAAACAATGGCGGAAGTCATCAAACACGCGACACTTTACACTTatggtaacaacaacatgacactgaaccaaactgactaaaccaattgaactacaaatcacaacaaatcaacaacactaacaacactgttaaactagcatgaaccacaataacaacacttaaaacccccaaacccaaactcccataatgcattgcagcacaacaatttGCAGTCTTAGCGACCAGCCTGGCAATCACTTCATTATTTTTACTGTACCTCTGTCTTGGTCCTGTTTTTCcttctcttcttttcttttttcctcccctGGGCACCAGACAGTTTGCAGATGCACTGCATCCTGAAAGGCGATATATATGAAGTTATTATTTTTGTGTTCCTACAGCACATTTGTAGGAACATGCATAAAGAGGAAAACGAGTGGATATCAGAATGGCTTTAGGGCAAAATGCAGATTAAAACTCAACATAATCTAATTATCAAATCTTTATGGACTACACCACATGTCCTCAAATTCCTGTTTTACTTCTTGTGACTTACACTGGCACCTATGGAGGGTTTATAGCAAAATAAAACTGACACACTACACAGGACAGTCATTACTTTTGCAGCTCAGAAATTGAAAGTGCAGGTAGTTATTATTGTTAGGAGAACTACTGTAACTGATGGTGAGTTTTCTGGTGAGGGTAGCCTCATCCAAAAACTACATTAttcaaaaactaacaaaaaacaataatgtgCTTTGTAAACCAAAACCAATCGCTATTGCCAGATTTCGCAATTAAATCCTAAATCTAAACTTAATGGGCAGTCCGGTCTCATGTTTTTCATGCCCATCACGAAATGGAgcggctatacgcccaaccgttagttcaataaagtaaatacgcgagcatatacacccaaccacaactgaccaatgagcgcgcttgttcACTTCTGGTTTCAACACGGGAGGAAAAAGGGTGGATATTTTCtcaccggctgcgggagggttcgcagcccgcggaggggctgtgatctaaagcggtttatAATCTTTCCCTTCTCCTAACTATAACCATAATCATAGCATAAttgtgtaccctccccaaacatTAGCATGATCCCCCCCAGACTcccctttcaccccacattttgtgtccCAGTCATGAAATGAATTAGTGCCCCCATTACGAAAAACGCCCATTTTCGTACCCCCGccacgaacccatagattaatgtccTTTTTGTAACCCATTCCCaagaactgccgtgagactgggttgtacatGGTAGTGTTACAGCGGACCAGCAATGAACACACAACCCGCTTCGATAAACTCATCGCTGTCCTCTTCCCTCCATCTCTTTCATGCTCTTGATTGCTCctttccctctgcttttcttcctcTGCTCCTCAAGTCGCACTCTCTCCTTCTCCATCATCCAGTCCTCTCCGAGGTAACTAAGAGCATCCTCAGGCCGTCCACGAAACCTGGGCCTCGGGTCCAGCAGGGTCTGAAAGAGGCAGCAGGCCATTGGTGTGAAACAGGCGAACTGGGGTGCAGTGGAAGTGCATTCTTTCTTTCCCAGTTCTGCCCCCTGTTCTTCAAAAGAGTCCTGGGCAGAATGTCCCTCAAGCTCCACCCACACATCCAACTGGTCGTCTGGGCTCTTGCTTCTGTCAAACCACTCGCAGTACTTCAGGTATGAGCGATTATCGCTGGCTGTCTCAGCCCATGGAAGACTACCCATGAGCATTGAATACGTCAGGATCCCCAGCGCCCAGCTATCTGCAGTGGGCTCCACGGACACCCAAACTCTCATCCTCTTCTTCTCTTTATCAGTTTGCTTTTTAACATCATGGTTCCCATCATTCATACTTGGCCAACTATCCTCGTTCCCCCGAGCAATCTCTGCTTCGGGGGTGCAGTATGGAGAGCTATACCAGACCTCTGGGACTCTGCTGCCCCTGGCCTTCACCTAGCATGGATATAAAGAAAACAAGGAGAGGTAAACTTACTCAAAAGTCACACAGAGCATGAGCGCTCAATGCTTCTGTACCGACCATGCCAAAGTCTCCCAGTTTAACCCAACGACAGGCGGCATCACACAGGAAAATGTTCTCTGGTTTGAGGTCTCTGTGGACAAAACCAAGGGAATGGAGGTGGGAGAGAGCGCCGCAGAGCTGAGACACCACCCTCTGACAACAGGCCTCCTCCATCCCAACCTGAAGCAGAACAGTGAGGAAGAACAACAAAAAGAAGATCTGTGAGATGTAATGACAAAAATccgaaaatatttttaaaattattcataTGGGAGGAAAACAAATTTCTGCCAGCAGGGAAATAGCCTGAAAGTTGCCGTGTCTCCCAAACAAAACCACATTCTTTATTGACTTGATTCctcaatagtatacaaataatgggttcaatggtacgaatatttcatgaggtgaaagatggaacataccattcaatgaggcatgtGCATGCGCGAGCacgtgtgcacgtgcatgtgtgcacacatgtgtgcgtgtctgtgcatgtgtacagagtgcaatggtaccaaatgtatggaaccaaatttgcactctaaatggaaccaaactgccctctcaatgcaacgcaacacaaatgggacgaattaatccatgtcatgtgacatacaaagcaccaatcaaatgacaaggatccactcagccgttatataaatggcAACTATGAAGGCATAAGATCATGGTACATATCACAGCACCCAACTGGACTCTCTAGAGGAAAGTCATTCTTATATCTATGATGTATTTCTTTCAGTCACTACCCAGAGTTCTTTGCCATGACAGACCCAAGTTACTTGAACTTCCTCACTTGCTGCAGCAACTCCCTCCCAACCCGACAGGAGCAATCTGCAGTTTTCCAGAAGAGTACTATGGCCCGAGGTTTGGAAGTGTTATGTTAAGCACTTCACACTTGGTTGcaaatcatacgaggtctgttagaaaagtatcggacctttttattttttgcaaaaactatatggatttgaatcatgtgcgcttgcatcagccaagcttgaacctttgtgtgcatgcgtgagttttttcacgcctgtcgattgcatcattcgcctgtgggcaggctttgagtgagcactggtccacccctctcgtcggattttattgtcaggaaaatgtctgaacggctggagcagcgctccatcaaatttttcaagaaactgtgtgagacagccaggtggaaaccattcggaaaattcagatggattttggtgaaaatcctatgggcatcacacagattaaggagcattacaaccggattaaagacggcccacagcggctgagggcgcgccgcgcttcgagggGCCATCgaaaggctgaaatgaccagatcatttccaaagtgaaggttgtgttgatccgggacgtcgtgtgactaccagagaaatggcagaaaaggtggacatcagccatttttcggcagattccactgttacaggagattttgtaatgaaagactacACAATATCCTCAAGGTTCTGCCTCTGAGGGAGGGGTGGGTACAGAAATTCACAAACAGAACTCGTAGCAAGACTGAATCCTGATGGAGTCcatcaaacacaagaatgtgtttGACTTTCTGTTGATGATGTGGACACAGGTCTCATGGTCATATACTGTAGGTCTTGGAAAACCCACACAGAGGTCCAGACATACATTTTCCATGATATCCTCAGGGTGACTTGTGAAGATGATAAGTCCAGTAATAAGCCTTCTTAGAATCAGAATCTTAACTTTATTAATTCCAAAAACACATGCAGACTGAACGGGCAAAATCTCATATTTTCTCCAGGATGTTTGGAAGAATAAAGAGCTGGTCCAGTCTTAATAAGCCTGGATAGAATTGATTGTTCTTCCTGTATGTTAGGTTTGAAAATCTCTGTGTCTCTTTTTGGTGCAAGCTTTCCCAAGGATCACTGTGATACCTCAATAATCGGAGTCTGCAGCTATCTTTAACAAAAAAAGGTAATCACCACCTCTACTCAAAGTCTGTAAGTCCTGTTTTTGATCCCCATGAAGCACAGTTGATGTTGGTGAAGCCAATTATCCAACCCACAAAATAAAACACGTCTCTGAATAAGTGAGTAAAAGATATTTAGACTCCTGCAGAGTTTTCTGGGTACCTCAGGTTCGATGATGTCATAGAGATCACCAAACAGGCCTGCTTGCTGAGCGAAGATGTAGTGGGATGGTGTGGTGTAGGCGATTCCCAGTGCTCTGGTAAGGGAGGGGTGGGTACAGAATGACAGGGAGAGGTTATACTCCCTCAGGAAAGACAGGAGAGAGGTAGACTCTCGAGGGAAGAACTTCAAAGCCATTGGAGTACCTGAAATATAAAAGAAAAGATTTTCATTGTGACGTACTTACAACATATTCATTTGTTGTTCCTTACGATCAGCCGTGAGGAGGCTGGTTTTCTTTCTCACCTCTCTTCCTGTGTACAGCCAGCATTACTTTACCATATGAGCC is a genomic window containing:
- the LOC117502101 gene encoding serine/threonine-protein kinase SBK2-like, translated to MTAAPKLLDEMCHLMAQSLITLDTSEHFQVLKLLGEGSYGKVMLAVHRKRGTPMALKFFPRESTSLLSFLREYNLSLSFCTHPSLTRALGIAYTTPSHYIFAQQAGLFGDLYDIIEPEVGMEEACCQRVVSQLCGALSHLHSLGFVHRDLKPENIFLCDAACRWVKLGDFGMVKARGSRVPEVWYSSPYCTPEAEIARGNEDSWPSMNDGNHDVKKQTDKEKKRMRVWVSVEPTADSWALGILTYSMLMGSLPWAETASDNRSYLKYCEWFDRSKSPDDQLDVWVELEGHSAQDSFEEQGAELGKKECTSTAPQFACFTPMACCLFQTLLDPRPRFRGRPEDALSYLGEDWMMEKERVRLEEQRKKSRGKGAIKSMKEMEGRGQR